The Rhododendron vialii isolate Sample 1 chromosome 6a, ASM3025357v1 genome includes a window with the following:
- the LOC131328905 gene encoding zinc finger BED domain-containing protein RICESLEEPER 3-like, translating to MKRKFERYWGDGEKFNPLLYVAVAMDPRFKLRLVKFCYTKSKGKAEGEKMEKQVKDVLNQLYDSYAKEGEGRQNVPSASPMPRVMEENEDYDHRLNLALEFDTYLEEEYSSVCSSEVDKYLGDLCERRDNPDFDILVWWKNNSNKYPILSKMARDVLAMPVSTSASESAFSTGGRVLDPFRSSLSPSMVETLVCTQNWLLSTVPISLRQAMDKVEDLERELLQTETDDASS from the exons ATGAAACGAAAATTTGAGAGATATTGGGGGGATGGAGAGAAATTCAATCCCCTACTTTATGTGGCAGTGGCAATGGATCCCCGATTTAAGTTACGGTTGGTGAAGTTTTGCTATACAAAATCTAAAGGAAAGGCGGAGGGTGAGAAAATGGAGAAACAAGTGAAGGATGTTTTGAACCAGTTGTATGATTCTTATGCGAAAGAGGGTGAAGGTAGACAAAATGTGCCTAGTGCAAGTCCAATGCCGAGAGTAATGGAGGAGAATGAGGATTATGATCATCGCTTGAATTTAGCTCTTGAATTTGACACTTACTTGGAGGAGGAGTATTCTAGTGTTTGTTCCTCGGAGGTAGACAAGTACTTGGGGGATTTGTGTGAACGTAGGGACAATCCGGATTTTGATATCTTGGTATGGTggaagaacaattccaacaagtatCCAATCTTGTCAAAAATGGCGCGTGATGTATTAGCTATGCCTGTGTCTACCTCTGCTTCCGAGTCGGCCTTTAGTACGGGTGGTCGCGTACTTGATCCATTTCGGAGTTCACTCTCACCGTCAATGGTCGAGACTCTTGTATGCACCCAAAATTGGCTTCTAAGCACGGTTCCAATCTCTCTTCGACAGGCTATGGATAAAGTTGAAGATCTTGAACGag aactcTTACAAACTGAAACTGATGATGCAAGTTCCTAG
- the LOC131328907 gene encoding uncharacterized protein LOC131328907 gives MDNPIQQSELHLIQQSELHPPSRFSQEGVTFGAHVDFPYDRTSLSPFSQVPQQYESYNSSTSMGVPANHRIFNQPFQLTQSSQAVPTSMAELLQAPLSQPLDEEIWFNS, from the exons ATGGATAATCCCATTCAACAAAGTGAACTACATCTCATTCAACAAAGTGAATTACATCCACCTTCACGTTTCAGCCAA GAGGGTGTCACTTTTGGTGCACATGTAGACTTcccctatgacaggacttcaTTGAGTCCATTTTCACAAGTGCCACAG CAATACGAGTCTTACAACTCCTCAACTAGCATGGGTGTTCCAGCTAATCACCGGATATTTAACCAACCTTTCCAGTTAACCCAATCATCTCAAGCCGTGCCTACCAGCATGGCTGAATTACTGCAG GCTCCATTATCACAACCACTGGATGAGGAAATTTGGTTCAATAGCTAG
- the LOC131328403 gene encoding protein FAR1-RELATED SEQUENCE 9-like — MTTTQRSESMNSVFKRYASYNHDLLQFFHHFQRLVDDPRYEELKADFRATQSTPSLSFPVEMLKHAASMYTSDVFVLFQRELSKAHDCNLKKFGESGTVIEYDISPYGKDDQHYLMDYYVHDMHLKFFAITTLHIEKVDKECKIREYRYLCMDKLDRRSKGIDGKTIQREAYNIALDCLKKIAEEVDASLAGESNDGTSNANNNASLENEATLVKGIEKRVKRVES, encoded by the exons ATGACTACCACCCAACGCAGTGAGAGCATGAACAGTGTGTTTAAAAGATATGCCAGCTACAACCATGATTTGTTGCAGTTTTTCCACCATTTTCAAAGGTTAGTCGATGATCCCCGCTACGAAGAACTAAAAGCTGATTTTAGAGCAACTCAAAGTACTCCATCTTTGTCCTTTCCGGTAGAAATGTTGAAGCATGCAGCAAGTATGTACACCTCAGATGTGTTTGTGTTGTTTCAGAGGGAGCTAAGCAAGGCTCATGATTGCAACTTGAAAAAATTTGGTGAGAGTGGAAcagtaattgaatatgatatCAGTCCTTATGGCAAGGATGATCAACACTATCTTATG GATTATTATGTTCATGACATGCACTTAAAGTTCTTTGCCATAACAACGTTACATATTGAAAAGGTGGACAAAGAATGCAAAATCAGGGAGTACAGGTACTTGTGCATGGACAAGCTTGATCGAAGATCCAAAGGCATTGATGGGAAGACAATACAAAGA GAAGCTTATAATATTGCTTTGGATTGTCTTAAAAAAATTGCGGAAGAAGTGGATGCAAGTTTGGCTGGAGAAAGTAATGATGGGACCTCTAATGCCAATAATAATGCATCTCTGGAGAATGAAGCTACCTTGGTGAAAGGAATTGAGAAAAGAGTTAAAAGGGTTGAAAGTTAA
- the LOC131328404 gene encoding uncharacterized protein LOC131328404: MEIEISGSFSPISCEVLDIDGNYARDDCESRRKLEFKDDDDFFNTAVPIEEEGEQDVLHNSLDATSDINLLHSQIPNEAIPKLDMKFKTEEAAYEFYNAYVYKVGFSMHRICTPSKTHLHKSHRKLSVAQAAELDMANDCGIAPKATIEFMARQAGGRENLGFILQDYKNYLRSKRIVQMKIGDTGGVLEYLQKCN; the protein is encoded by the exons ATGGAGATTGAAATCAGTGGCTCTTTTTCCCCAATCTCATGTGAG GTTTTGGACATTGATGGTAATTATGCAAGAGATGATTGCGAATCTCGTCGTAAGTTGGAATTTAAAGATGATGATGACTTCTTCAACACGGCTGTTCCTATCGAAGAGGAAGGTGAGCAAGATGTTTTGCATAACTCATTAGATGCAACCAGTGATATAAATTTGCTTCACTCCCAAATTCCCAATGAGGCAATTCCAAAACTTGACATGAAATTTAAGACAGAAGAGGCAGCTTATGAATTTTATAATGCTTATGTGTACAAAGTTGGTTTTAGTATGCATAGAA TCTGTACTCCAAGTAAGACTCATTTACACAAGTCTCATAGGAAGCTTAGTGTTGCCCAAGCAGCTGAATTAGATATGGCAAATGACTGTGGGATAGCTCCAAAGGCAACAATTGAGTTTATGGCTAGACAAGCTGGTGGGCGAGAGAATCTTGGGTTTATTCTTCAAGATTATAAAAATTACTTGCGTTCCAAGCGAATTGTGCAAATGAAGATAGGCGATACCGGTGGTGTTTTGGAGTATTTGCAAAAATGCAACTAG
- the LOC131328908 gene encoding transcription factor MYB93, whose translation MGKSPSSDENGLKKGPWTPEEDEKLVECIKNHGHGSWRALPKLAGLNRCGKSCRLRWTNYLRPDIKRGNFSQEEEQTILHLHSILGNKWSTIATHLPGRTDNEIKNFWNTHLKKKLIHMGFDPMTHQPRTDLFSSLPNLVALASLRDLMEQPSLEEQSLKLQYLQYLQYLFQPAPAATPEIDSVNLWNSMPSLDEENPVFNSPQIMQNQSLFPIASPIMSSNSQPLQNPIISPAHVVGPPQVPLNFQIPLSSDVVGQGFDFDNPPNFQSILPSTCSSSGHLLLMNENSTSNPGYGSSSSRSSHGAGGTSSYWPELLFEEPFMDETS comes from the exons atggggaAGTCACCTAGTAGTGACGAGAATGGCCTGAAGAAAGGACCATGGACACCTGAGGAAGATGAGAAGCTTGTTGAGTGCATCAAGAATCATGGTCATGGAAGTTGGAGAGCCCTCCCAAAGCTTGCAG GTCTTAACAGATGTGGCAAGAGTTGTAGGTTAAGATGGACAAATTATCTGAGGCCAGATATCAAGAGGGGAAACTTTTctcaagaagaagaacaaacaaTTCTCCATCTCCATTCCATCCTTGGAAACAA GTGGTCAACGATTGCTACCCACTTACCGGGCCGGACCGACAATGAAATCAAGAATTTCTGGAATACCCATTTGAAGAAGAAGCTAATTCACATGGGTTTCGATCCGATGACCCATCAGCCCAGAACTGATCTCTTCTCTAGCTTACCAAATCTGGTAGCCTTGGCTAGCCTCAGAGACCTAATGGAGCAACCCTCATTGGAAGAACAATCTCTGAAGTTACAATATCTCCAATACTTGCAATACCTATTCCAACCTGCACCTGCAGCAACTCCTGAAATTGACAGTGTCAATCTATGGAATTCAATGCCATCACTTGATGAGGAAAACCCAGTTTTTAATTCACCACAGATAATGCAAAACCAATCTCTGTTTCCCATTGCAAGCCCAATAATGAGTAGTAATTCTCAACCACTCCAGAATCCAATCATCAGCCCCGCCCACGTAGTAGGCCCACCACAAGTCCCTCTCAATTTCCAAATACCTTTGAGTAGTGATGTCGTGGGCcaaggttttgattttgataacCCACCTAACTTTCAATCGATTCTTCCATCTACTTGTTCTTCTTCCGGGCATCTGTTGTTGATGAACGAGAATTCGACAAGTAACCCGGGATACGGTAGCAGCAGTAGTAGATCTAGCCATGGGGCCGGCGGAACTTCTTCTTATTGGCCTGAATTGCTTTTTGAAGAACCATTTATGGATGAAACTTCTTAG